In the genome of Magnolia sinica isolate HGM2019 chromosome 2, MsV1, whole genome shotgun sequence, one region contains:
- the LOC131225552 gene encoding uncharacterized protein LOC131225552, with protein sequence MSAAFSPGGGYGYCGKANHNTQACFQQMRDQGIPPRMHRPLQNQTVAREASRPQQPRQWPPHQPRAPPARVYVVAGTEAGQDSLQTIHGTTHINGTPVLTLFDSGATLYFIDSAIASILELNTTRMHAPLVVASPMGKFVETDKMCRACPITLASCKVTVDLIIMPIKQFDIILGMDWLTLVRAIMDCRNKTVTISIPGRASFTMKGGGRCREFESLQALEEAESTEVTISRIPVV encoded by the coding sequence ATGAGTGCCGCCTTTTCCCCTGGCGGAGGCTATGGTTACTGTGGAAAGGCGAACCACAACACTCAGGCTTGTTTCCAGCAGATGAGAGATCAGGGTATTCCACCCCGGATGCACCGACCATTGCAGAACCAGACAGTAGCAAGGGAAGCGTCTAGGCCTCAACAGCCCAGACAGTGGCCCCCACATCAGCCGAGGGCTCCCCCTGCGCGAGTATATGTTGTCGCCGGCACAGAGGCTGGACAGGACTCCCTCCAAACCATTCATGGTACCACCCACATTAACGGTACCCCTGTACTcactttatttgattctggtgcaactCTATATTTCATTGATTCTGCTATTGCTTCTATATTAGAACTGAATACAACTCGGATGCATGCCCCCTTAGTTGTAGCATCCCCTATGGGTAAATTTGTAGAAACCGATAAAATGTGTAGAGCATGTCCCATCACACTCGCAAGTTGCAAGGTTACTGTGGACCTAATTATCATGCCGATCAAGCAATTTGACATCATCCTCGGGATGGACTGGCTCACGTTGGTACGTGCAATCATGGATTGTCGCAACAAAACGGTGACAATATCCATCCCAGGGCGTGCCTCCTTCACCATGAAAGGAGGGGGTAGGTGCCGAGAGTTCGAGAGCTTGCAGGCTCTAGAGGAAGCCGAGTCAACAGAAGTCACCATTAGTCGGATACCAGTAGTCTGA